In Blastopirellula sediminis, the following proteins share a genomic window:
- the rpoB gene encoding DNA-directed RNA polymerase subunit beta gives MATSYKRRLETKEVRRFGSGSIYMSPPDLTTIQTHSYTKFLQEEVDPDSRDPEIGIESVLREIFPIQSYDGTVQLDYVRYELGKPRYTPQECKQLRLTYGLPFRIWLRLNKEEPIEEEVYLGDMPVMLGGGEFIINGAERVVVSQLHRSPGVDFVEEAETTSDRRLPSCRIIPERGSWIEINITKKDSFTVRIDQSGKFAATTLLRAMDPTLSEDAALIRAFYDTTTVQVKDGRSITKIEGKIAVDDVVYPIDSDRGGEIIVEAGQKISRNTAELICSVGLTDPIEVMDPPKSPIIFNTLAEDNTSSHEEALLRIYQRLRPGNPPQLEKAKTLFDEKFYDDNRYRLGRVGRFRMNRKLGIEVNEGEQTLRPSDLINSIKYVMSILDGDGTARKDDIDHLGNRRLRTIDELACDELRKGFLKLRRTVQERMSLKDAEDMTPRNLINPKSISAAIEYFFGRGELSQVVDQTNPLSMLTHERRLSALGPGGLNRKRAGFEVRDVHISHYGRICPIETPEGTNIGLISSLAIYSAVDEYGFLITPYRSISNGKISDEVVWLRADEESDAFVAPADTPTDASGTLLGDLIIARYRSDFELVDPKTVQYIDVAPCQMVGVSASLIPFLEHDDANRALMGSNMQRQAVPLLIAEPPIVGTGLETEVARNSSMMIRAKRAGVIEYVDAERIAVKTTEGRTDNYVLRKFVGLNERTCLNQNPIVKMGQQVEVGTVLADGAATHNGQLALGRNVLVGFMSFDGYNYEDAIILSEELVKQDVYTSLHIEEFDVEIRETKLGREDFTRDIPNVSEKMLRNLDEGGVVQVGTYVKPGDILVGKVSPKSKTELTPEEKLLHAIFGRAGEDVKNDSLEVPSGIEGIVIHTEKFARRMSLSDDERKAFEKRLKEVETEGNAKIAEAFSAMIGEFEKILGKALTDDDGTPLTQDQDPKFIAEQAQQFRLKKILEHLRSEDRIQHVREAYATGWPMVEAALDVRDRQLNSMKRGDELRSGVLQMVKVYIATKRCISVGDKMAGRHGNKGVIAKILPVEDMPFLPDGTPIQIMLNPLGVPSRMNVGQILETHLGWAGAKLGFQSITPVFDGASEEDINNCLEEAGLPRHGKIRLKDGRTGELMHQETTVGYIYMLKLHHLVDDKVHARSTGPYSLITQQPLGGKARFGGQRFGEMEVWALEAYGAAYILQELLTVKSDDVEGRTKIYEAMVKGENTLEAGTPASFDVLTNEIRGLGLNMQLEKRRM, from the coding sequence ATGGCTACATCGTACAAGCGACGTCTCGAAACCAAGGAAGTTCGTCGTTTCGGTAGTGGGTCGATTTACATGTCGCCCCCCGATCTCACGACGATTCAAACGCACAGCTATACCAAGTTTCTCCAAGAGGAAGTCGATCCCGATTCGAGAGACCCCGAAATTGGTATCGAAAGCGTGCTGCGCGAGATCTTCCCGATCCAAAGTTATGACGGCACGGTCCAGCTCGACTATGTCCGTTATGAATTGGGGAAGCCGCGATATACGCCGCAGGAATGCAAGCAGCTCCGTCTGACTTACGGCCTGCCGTTCCGCATTTGGCTCCGCCTGAACAAGGAAGAGCCGATTGAGGAAGAAGTCTACCTGGGCGACATGCCGGTCATGCTGGGCGGCGGCGAGTTCATCATCAACGGCGCCGAACGCGTCGTGGTGAGCCAGCTGCACCGCAGCCCCGGCGTCGACTTCGTCGAAGAGGCCGAAACGACCTCGGATCGCCGACTCCCGAGTTGCCGCATCATTCCGGAACGCGGAAGCTGGATCGAGATCAACATCACGAAGAAGGATTCGTTCACGGTCCGCATCGACCAGAGCGGTAAGTTCGCCGCGACGACCCTGCTGCGTGCGATGGATCCGACGCTGAGCGAAGACGCCGCGCTGATTCGCGCCTTCTACGACACGACCACCGTCCAGGTGAAGGATGGTCGCAGCATCACGAAGATCGAAGGCAAAATCGCCGTCGACGACGTCGTCTACCCGATCGATAGCGATCGCGGCGGCGAAATCATCGTCGAAGCGGGGCAGAAGATCAGCCGGAACACGGCCGAATTGATCTGCTCGGTCGGTCTGACCGATCCGATCGAAGTGATGGATCCGCCGAAGAGCCCGATCATCTTCAACACGCTGGCTGAAGATAACACCTCGAGCCACGAAGAAGCGTTGCTCCGCATTTACCAGCGTCTGCGTCCGGGCAACCCGCCGCAGCTGGAAAAGGCGAAGACCCTGTTCGACGAGAAGTTCTACGACGACAACCGCTACCGCTTGGGTCGCGTCGGTCGTTTCCGTATGAACCGCAAGCTCGGCATCGAAGTCAACGAAGGGGAACAAACCCTGCGTCCGAGCGACTTGATCAACTCGATCAAGTACGTGATGTCGATTCTCGATGGGGACGGCACCGCTCGCAAAGACGATATCGACCACCTTGGTAACCGTCGTCTCCGCACGATCGACGAACTGGCTTGCGATGAACTGCGCAAGGGCTTCCTGAAGCTCCGCCGTACGGTTCAAGAACGCATGAGCCTGAAGGACGCGGAGGACATGACTCCCCGCAACCTGATCAACCCGAAGTCGATTTCGGCGGCGATTGAATACTTCTTCGGCCGCGGCGAACTGTCGCAGGTCGTCGACCAGACAAACCCGCTCTCGATGCTGACGCACGAACGTCGTCTGTCGGCTCTCGGCCCGGGCGGTTTGAATCGTAAGCGTGCCGGCTTCGAAGTCCGCGACGTTCACATTTCGCACTACGGTCGCATCTGCCCGATCGAAACGCCGGAAGGTACGAACATCGGTTTGATTTCGAGCCTGGCGATTTACTCGGCGGTCGACGAATACGGCTTCCTGATTACGCCGTACCGCTCGATCAGCAACGGCAAGATCAGCGACGAAGTCGTCTGGCTGCGTGCCGATGAGGAGTCGGACGCGTTCGTGGCTCCGGCCGATACGCCGACCGACGCCTCGGGAACGCTGTTGGGCGATTTGATTATCGCTCGTTACCGCTCCGACTTCGAATTGGTCGATCCGAAGACGGTTCAATACATCGACGTGGCGCCGTGCCAGATGGTGGGCGTTTCGGCGAGCTTGATCCCGTTCCTGGAACATGACGACGCGAACCGCGCACTCATGGGATCCAACATGCAGCGGCAAGCCGTGCCGCTGTTGATCGCCGAACCGCCGATCGTCGGTACCGGTCTGGAAACGGAAGTCGCTCGCAACTCGAGCATGATGATCCGAGCCAAGCGTGCCGGCGTGATCGAATACGTCGACGCCGAACGGATCGCCGTGAAGACGACCGAAGGCCGCACCGACAACTACGTCCTGCGTAAGTTCGTCGGCCTCAACGAACGTACCTGCTTGAACCAAAACCCGATCGTGAAGATGGGCCAACAGGTGGAAGTCGGTACCGTGTTGGCGGACGGCGCCGCGACTCACAACGGTCAGTTGGCCTTGGGTCGCAACGTGCTCGTCGGCTTCATGTCGTTCGACGGTTACAACTACGAAGACGCGATCATCCTCAGCGAAGAGCTGGTGAAGCAGGACGTCTACACGTCGCTGCACATCGAAGAGTTCGACGTTGAAATTCGCGAAACCAAACTCGGCCGCGAAGACTTCACTCGCGACATCCCCAACGTCAGCGAAAAGATGCTTCGCAACTTGGACGAAGGGGGCGTGGTTCAGGTCGGCACCTACGTTAAACCGGGCGACATCCTGGTTGGTAAGGTTTCGCCGAAGTCGAAGACCGAACTGACGCCGGAAGAAAAGCTGCTGCACGCGATTTTCGGTCGTGCGGGCGAAGACGTGAAGAACGACTCGCTGGAAGTTCCCTCCGGTATCGAAGGGATCGTCATCCACACCGAGAAGTTCGCTCGCCGCATGAGCCTGTCGGACGACGAACGAAAGGCCTTTGAGAAGCGCCTGAAGGAAGTCGAAACCGAAGGTAACGCCAAGATCGCGGAAGCTTTTTCGGCGATGATCGGCGAGTTCGAGAAGATTCTCGGCAAGGCGTTGACCGACGACGACGGCACGCCGCTGACGCAGGATCAGGATCCGAAGTTCATCGCGGAACAAGCTCAGCAGTTCCGCCTGAAGAAGATCCTCGAGCATCTCCGCAGCGAAGACCGCATCCAGCACGTTCGTGAAGCTTACGCGACCGGCTGGCCGATGGTCGAAGCGGCTCTCGACGTTCGCGATCGTCAGCTCAACAGCATGAAGCGCGGCGACGAACTCCGCAGCGGCGTGTTGCAGATGGTCAAGGTCTACATCGCCACCAAGCGTTGCATTTCGGTCGGCGACAAGATGGCCGGGCGTCACGGTAACAAGGGTGTGATCGCGAAGATCCTGCCGGTCGAAGACATGCCGTTTTTGCCGGACGGAACTCCGATTCAGATCATGCTCAACCCGCTGGGCGTGCCTAGCCGTATGAACGTCGGTCAGATTCTCGAGACGCACCTGGGATGGGCGGGCGCCAAGCTCGGCTTCCAATCGATCACTCCGGTGTTCGACGGCGCCTCGGAAGAAGACATCAACAACTGCTTGGAAGAAGCGGGGCTTCCGCGGCACGGCAAGATCCGTCTGAAAGACGGCCGTACCGGGGAACTGATGCACCAAGAGACCACGGTCGGCTACATCTACATGTTGAAGCTGCACCACTTGGTCGACGACAAGGTGCATGCCCGCAGCACGGGTCCTTACTCGCTCATTACCCAGCAACCGCTGGGCGGCAAGGCTCGCTTCGGCGGTCAGCGTTTCGGGGAAATGGAAGTGTGGGCGCTCGAAGCTTACGGCGCCGCTTACATTCTCCAGGAACTGCTCACCGTGAAGAGCGACGACGTCGAAGGGCGAACGAAGATTTACGAAGCGATGGTCAAGGGAGAAAACACGCTGGAAGCGGGCACCCCCGCCAGCTTCGACGTGTTGACCAACGAAATTCGTGGTCTCGGTTTGAACATGCAGCTCGAAAAGCGTCGCATGTAA
- the rplJ gene encoding 50S ribosomal protein L10 encodes MSKFVKELVTKEISSRLDGVSDLLVVDVAGLDANSTVEVRRAFRKRNISLLVVKKTLARRACEGTSLGPAFSDIEGSAAIVWGGEDIVDLAKEIVKLHEDKKMPKFTAKGGVMDGEALTADKVVEVSKWPNRAEQLALLVGQILGPGRTLAAQIKGPGAKLASQIKKLGEEEGA; translated from the coding sequence ATGAGCAAATTCGTAAAAGAGTTGGTGACGAAAGAGATTTCGAGCCGTCTGGACGGCGTGTCGGATCTCTTGGTGGTTGATGTCGCCGGTCTCGACGCCAATTCGACCGTCGAAGTCCGTCGCGCCTTCCGCAAACGGAACATTAGCCTGTTGGTCGTGAAGAAGACCTTGGCCCGTCGCGCTTGCGAAGGGACCTCGCTCGGTCCGGCTTTCAGCGACATTGAAGGCAGTGCGGCGATCGTGTGGGGCGGCGAAGACATCGTCGACCTGGCGAAAGAGATCGTCAAACTGCACGAAGACAAGAAAATGCCGAAATTCACGGCCAAAGGTGGCGTGATGGACGGCGAGGCTTTGACTGCCGACAAGGTGGTTGAAGTGAGCAAATGGCCGAACCGTGCCGAGCAGCTTGCTTTGCTGGTTGGTCAGATCCTTGGTCCGGGACGCACCCTGGCCGCTCAGATCAAAGGCCCGGGCGCCAAGCTCGCCAGTCAGATCAAAAAGCTGGGAGAAGAAGAAGGGGCCTAG
- the rplK gene encoding 50S ribosomal protein L11, translated as MAKELVGKAKFQVPGGKATPAPPVGTSLGKFGVNLGQFVTQFNDKTKEFNGMPIPVVVSVYNDRSFEFVCKSPPAAALLKQAAGIASGAGRPHVDKVGKVSMAQVDEICKQKMDDLNASDLEHARRMIAGTARSMGIEITE; from the coding sequence ATGGCGAAGGAACTGGTTGGAAAAGCGAAATTTCAAGTGCCCGGCGGCAAGGCTACCCCGGCGCCTCCGGTAGGTACGTCGCTCGGTAAGTTCGGCGTCAACCTCGGTCAATTCGTTACGCAGTTCAACGACAAGACCAAGGAATTCAACGGCATGCCGATTCCGGTCGTCGTGAGCGTCTACAACGACCGCTCGTTTGAATTCGTTTGCAAGAGCCCGCCGGCCGCCGCGCTGCTGAAGCAAGCTGCCGGGATCGCCAGCGGCGCCGGTCGTCCCCATGTCGACAAGGTCGGCAAGGTTTCGATGGCCCAGGTCGACGAAATCTGCAAGCAGAAGATGGACGACCTGAACGCCAGCGACCTGGAACATGCTCGCCGCATGATCGCCGGTACCGCTCGCAGCATGGGCATCGAAATCACCGAATAA
- the rplA gene encoding 50S ribosomal protein L1, whose amino-acid sequence MVKHSKRYRALAAKATEEVMPLDKAVALLKTFNTTKFDQTVDCAMRLGIDPKQADQLVRGAIVLPHGIGKELRVVVFAKGDNVRLAEEAGADAVGSDDLAKRIKEGWLDFDACIATPDMMGLVGPLGRVLGPRGLMPSPRAGTVTPDVARVVKEYKAGKVEFRNDATGIVHAVVGKISFDEAKLVDNIRAFTNQILSMKPASAKGIYVKSVAIAATMSPGVRVAL is encoded by the coding sequence ATGGTAAAGCACTCGAAGCGTTATCGCGCCCTTGCCGCCAAGGCCACGGAAGAAGTCATGCCGCTCGACAAGGCGGTCGCGCTGTTGAAGACCTTCAACACCACCAAATTCGATCAGACCGTCGACTGCGCCATGCGTCTGGGTATTGACCCGAAGCAGGCCGACCAACTGGTCCGCGGCGCCATCGTGCTGCCGCACGGCATCGGTAAAGAGCTGCGAGTCGTCGTGTTCGCCAAGGGCGACAATGTTCGTCTGGCGGAAGAAGCCGGCGCCGACGCGGTCGGTTCGGACGACCTGGCCAAGCGAATCAAAGAAGGCTGGCTTGATTTCGACGCGTGCATCGCGACCCCGGACATGATGGGTCTGGTCGGTCCGCTCGGTCGCGTCCTCGGCCCGCGTGGTTTGATGCCGTCGCCGCGTGCCGGCACGGTCACCCCGGACGTCGCTCGCGTCGTCAAAGAATACAAAGCGGGTAAGGTTGAGTTCCGCAACGACGCCACTGGCATCGTGCACGCGGTGGTCGGCAAGATTAGTTTCGACGAAGCGAAGCTGGTCGACAACATCCGCGCGTTCACCAATCAGATCCTGAGCATGAAGCCCGCCAGCGCGAAGGGCATTTACGTGAAGAGCGTCGCGATCGCCGCCACCATGAGTCCTGGCGTCCGCGTCGCGCTGTAA
- the rpoC gene encoding DNA-directed RNA polymerase subunit beta' — MSILEGSYDRINDYTAVKISLARPHDIRSWSFGEVKKPETINYRTYRPEKDGLFCERIFGPEKDWECSCGKYRGMKYKGMICDRCGVKITHSRVRRKRMGHIELAAPIVHIWFFKAMPSRLGNLLAMKTSSLEKVIYFQDYVVIDPGTTELAKFQTLTEEEYRQAREQYGEGSFDADMGAEAIRKLLASLDLVQLSIDLRKEMQETGSKQKKKDLTNRLKIVESIRDSDNKPEWMVLDVIPVIPPDLRPLVLLDSGNFATSDLNDLYRRIINRNNRLRKLVDLNAPEVIIRNEKRMLQQSVDALFDNNRCKRPVLGSSNRPLKSLTDMIKGKQGRFRENLLGKRVDYSARSVIVVGPRMKLHQCGLPKKIALELYQPFIIRKLKVLGHADTIKSAKKMLERKDEEVWDILESVIQNHPVMLNRAPTLHRMGIQAFEPTLVEGNAIHLHPLVCKGFNADFDGDQMAVHLPLSIEAQVEAHTLMLSTNNIFAPSNGKPIMSPSQDVVMGCNFITISLPNRPGEGMAFSSTDEADYAFSQGIIDLHAKIKVRLPKGQKLKSEEDDAKQGSLVETTYGRILFNSMLPKGMDFYNHSLGSGELSKVISDCYQRLGRRATIELLDDMNQLGFRESTRSGLSFATDDLVTPDTKPKIIAEADKKALKFKKQYDRGIITDKERKNQVLDAWTHAREQITAEMMEAMKNDDRGGHGYINPVYLMADSGARGGTEQIRQLSGMRGLMAKPSGEIIETPIKSNFREGLTVLEYFSSTHGARKGLADTALKTADSGYLTRKLADVAQNVVITMDDCGTTQGITKGVIYRGEKVEVALADAIKGRVSRQSIVHPITDEVIVRENEMITLETARRIEKLGLEKIQVRSPMTCDAFLGTCKACYGMDMSSGSMVEEGMAVGIIAAQSIGEPGTQLTMRTFHIGGVAVTDTEEHEKRSTRGGIVKFTRLRLAKNDEGKNVVLTRNGEIAIVDAKGREIENYSVPTGAILEVDENEEVATGAVLCTWNPHAIPILSEVSGKVRYEDIVEGETMRLERDTSGTTRRTITEHKGDLHPQLVVEDEDGKPLDVYYMPEKANIEVEEGRIITAGTVIANTPRESGGIKDITGGLPRVTEIFEARKPKDPAVMAEIDGTVEILGEKKRGKRTIIVRNEAGVEREHLVPHGKRFLVHSGDIVRAGQSLIDGPLVPHDILRISGEEAVQQYLLHEIQGVYRSQRVEINDKHIEIIVARMLRKVMVDKPGDTTLLPGLVMDKIEFRLANEHLSKCLKVSDPGDSQQFSEGMIVPKDALEQENAQIEALGGKPAKGSKPKPATASTQLLGITKAAVQSSSFISAASFQETTKVLTEAALAGKVDHLVGLKENVILGHLIPAGTGFRSFQEAEVRINPEALAEMAQNFRREQTREESFPLLMDEGSGGAPSALENLLGGGQMPSGPAAEPTIYDPSADMDDDLDG, encoded by the coding sequence ATGAGCATTCTCGAAGGCTCGTATGACCGGATTAACGACTACACTGCCGTAAAGATCAGCCTGGCGCGGCCGCACGACATCCGCAGCTGGTCGTTCGGCGAAGTGAAGAAGCCGGAAACGATCAACTACCGCACCTACCGTCCCGAAAAGGACGGCTTGTTCTGCGAGCGCATCTTTGGTCCGGAAAAGGACTGGGAGTGCTCGTGCGGCAAGTACCGCGGCATGAAGTACAAAGGGATGATCTGCGATCGCTGCGGCGTGAAAATCACGCACAGCCGCGTTCGCCGCAAGCGCATGGGCCATATCGAACTGGCCGCGCCGATCGTCCACATCTGGTTCTTCAAGGCGATGCCGAGCCGACTGGGCAACCTGTTGGCGATGAAGACCTCGAGCCTGGAAAAGGTGATCTACTTCCAGGATTACGTCGTCATCGATCCGGGCACCACCGAACTGGCGAAGTTCCAGACGCTGACAGAAGAAGAATACCGTCAAGCTCGCGAGCAGTACGGCGAAGGTTCGTTCGACGCCGACATGGGCGCCGAAGCGATCCGCAAGCTGCTCGCTTCGCTCGACTTGGTCCAGCTGTCGATCGATCTCCGCAAGGAAATGCAGGAGACCGGTTCGAAGCAAAAGAAGAAGGACCTGACCAACCGGTTGAAGATCGTCGAATCGATCCGCGACAGCGACAACAAGCCGGAGTGGATGGTTCTGGACGTGATCCCGGTCATTCCGCCGGACCTGCGTCCGCTCGTTCTGCTCGACTCGGGCAACTTCGCGACGAGCGACTTGAACGACCTCTATCGCCGCATCATCAACCGCAACAACCGTCTGCGGAAGCTGGTCGACCTGAACGCGCCGGAAGTCATCATTCGCAACGAAAAGCGGATGTTGCAACAGTCGGTCGACGCTCTGTTCGACAACAACCGTTGCAAGCGTCCGGTTCTCGGCAGCAGCAATCGCCCGCTGAAGTCGCTGACCGACATGATCAAGGGTAAGCAGGGTCGTTTCCGCGAAAACCTGCTCGGTAAGCGCGTCGACTACTCGGCTCGTAGCGTGATCGTGGTCGGTCCGCGCATGAAGCTGCACCAATGCGGCCTGCCGAAGAAGATCGCCCTGGAACTGTACCAACCGTTCATCATCCGCAAGTTGAAAGTGCTCGGTCACGCCGACACGATCAAGAGCGCCAAGAAGATGCTCGAGCGGAAGGACGAAGAAGTCTGGGACATCTTGGAATCGGTGATCCAGAATCACCCGGTCATGCTCAACCGCGCTCCGACGCTCCACCGCATGGGTATCCAGGCGTTCGAGCCGACGCTGGTCGAAGGTAACGCGATTCACCTGCATCCGCTGGTGTGCAAAGGCTTCAACGCCGACTTCGACGGCGACCAGATGGCGGTCCACTTGCCGCTCTCGATCGAAGCTCAGGTCGAAGCCCACACGCTGATGTTGTCGACCAACAACATTTTCGCGCCGTCGAACGGCAAGCCGATCATGAGCCCGTCGCAAGACGTGGTTATGGGTTGCAACTTCATCACGATTTCGCTCCCCAATCGTCCCGGCGAAGGGATGGCGTTCTCGTCGACCGACGAAGCCGATTACGCTTTCAGCCAAGGCATTATTGATCTGCACGCCAAGATCAAGGTCCGCCTGCCGAAAGGTCAAAAGCTGAAGTCGGAAGAAGACGACGCCAAGCAAGGGAGCCTGGTCGAAACGACCTACGGTCGCATCCTGTTCAACTCGATGCTGCCGAAGGGGATGGACTTCTACAACCACTCGCTCGGTTCGGGCGAACTGTCGAAGGTCATTTCGGACTGCTACCAGCGTCTCGGCCGTCGCGCCACGATCGAACTGCTCGACGATATGAACCAACTCGGTTTCCGCGAATCGACCCGCAGCGGTCTGTCGTTCGCCACCGACGACCTGGTGACGCCGGACACGAAGCCGAAAATTATCGCCGAAGCCGATAAGAAGGCGCTCAAGTTCAAGAAGCAGTACGATCGCGGCATCATCACCGACAAAGAGCGGAAGAATCAGGTGCTCGACGCGTGGACTCACGCTCGGGAACAGATTACCGCCGAGATGATGGAAGCGATGAAGAACGACGATCGCGGCGGTCACGGCTACATCAACCCGGTGTACCTGATGGCCGACTCCGGCGCCCGCGGTGGTACCGAACAGATTCGTCAGCTTTCCGGTATGCGTGGTTTGATGGCCAAGCCGTCAGGCGAAATCATCGAAACCCCGATTAAGTCGAACTTCCGCGAAGGTTTGACGGTGCTCGAGTACTTCTCGTCGACGCACGGCGCCCGTAAGGGTCTGGCCGATACCGCGCTCAAGACGGCGGACTCGGGTTACCTGACTCGTAAGCTTGCGGACGTCGCCCAGAACGTGGTCATCACGATGGACGACTGCGGTACGACCCAAGGTATTACCAAGGGGGTCATTTACCGCGGCGAAAAGGTGGAAGTCGCCTTGGCCGATGCGATCAAGGGTCGCGTCAGCCGCCAGAGCATCGTTCACCCGATTACCGACGAAGTGATCGTTCGCGAAAACGAAATGATCACGCTCGAAACGGCTCGTCGCATCGAAAAGCTCGGCCTGGAAAAGATTCAGGTTCGCAGCCCGATGACCTGCGACGCCTTCCTCGGCACCTGCAAAGCTTGCTACGGCATGGACATGTCGTCGGGCTCGATGGTCGAAGAAGGGATGGCGGTCGGCATCATCGCCGCCCAGTCCATCGGCGAACCGGGCACGCAGCTCACGATGCGTACGTTCCACATCGGTGGTGTGGCGGTTACCGACACCGAAGAGCACGAAAAGCGCTCGACCCGCGGCGGTATCGTCAAGTTCACCCGCTTGCGTCTGGCGAAGAACGACGAAGGCAAGAACGTCGTGCTGACCCGCAACGGCGAAATCGCGATCGTCGACGCCAAGGGACGTGAAATCGAGAACTACTCGGTTCCGACCGGCGCCATCCTCGAAGTCGATGAAAACGAGGAAGTCGCCACCGGCGCCGTCCTTTGCACCTGGAACCCGCACGCGATTCCGATTCTGTCGGAAGTGAGCGGTAAGGTCCGGTACGAAGACATCGTCGAAGGCGAAACGATGCGTCTGGAACGCGATACCAGCGGCACCACGCGTCGTACGATCACCGAACACAAGGGTGATCTCCATCCGCAGCTGGTTGTGGAAGACGAAGACGGCAAGCCGCTCGACGTTTACTACATGCCGGAAAAGGCGAACATCGAAGTCGAAGAAGGCCGCATCATTACGGCCGGTACCGTGATCGCCAATACGCCGCGCGAATCGGGCGGTATTAAGGACATCACCGGCGGTCTGCCGCGAGTCACCGAAATTTTCGAAGCTCGCAAGCCGAAAGACCCGGCGGTTATGGCCGAAATCGACGGTACCGTCGAAATCCTCGGCGAAAAGAAACGCGGCAAGCGTACGATCATCGTCCGCAACGAAGCTGGCGTCGAACGCGAACACCTGGTTCCGCACGGTAAACGCTTCCTGGTCCACTCGGGCGATATCGTCCGGGCCGGTCAGTCGCTGATCGACGGTCCGCTGGTTCCGCACGACATCCTGCGAATCTCGGGCGAAGAAGCGGTGCAGCAGTACCTGCTTCACGAGATCCAAGGCGTGTACCGCAGCCAACGCGTGGAAATCAACGACAAGCATATCGAAATCATCGTCGCTCGCATGCTGCGAAAGGTGATGGTCGATAAGCCGGGCGATACCACGTTGTTGCCGGGTCTGGTCATGGACAAGATCGAGTTCCGCCTGGCGAACGAACACTTGTCGAAGTGCCTGAAGGTTAGCGATCCTGGCGACAGCCAGCAGTTCAGCGAAGGGATGATCGTTCCGAAGGACGCGCTGGAACAAGAGAACGCCCAGATCGAAGCCCTCGGCGGCAAGCCGGCCAAGGGATCGAAGCCGAAACCGGCGACTGCTTCGACGCAGCTGCTCGGCATCACCAAGGCGGCCGTTCAAAGCTCCAGCTTCATTTCGGCGGCGAGCTTCCAGGAAACGACGAAGGTGCTGACCGAAGCCGCTCTGGCGGGCAAGGTCGACCACCTGGTTGGTCTGAAGGAAAACGTGATCCTGGGTCACTTGATCCCGGCCGGTACCGGTTTCCGCAGCTTCCAGGAAGCGGAAGTTCGCATCAATCCGGAAGCGTTGGCCGAAATGGCTCAGAACTTCCGTCGCGAACAGACCCGCGAAGAGAGCTTCCCGCTGCTCATGGACGAAGGAAGCGGCGGCGCTCCGTCGGCTCTGGAAAACCTGCTGGGTGGCGGTCAAATGCCGTCTGGTCCGGCAGCCGAACCGACGATTTACGATCCGTCGGCCGACATGGACGACGATCTGGACGGCTAA
- the rplL gene encoding 50S ribosomal protein L7/L12, producing MSEETATIEISEELKTLGDKIATLTLKQAVELGNYLKDAHGIEAAAGGGMMMMPGPAAAAEEVAEKTEFDVIMTSFGGNKIAVIKAIRGITGLGLKEAKDLVEGVPSKVKEGVSKEDAEKVKAELVDSGAECEIK from the coding sequence ATGTCCGAAGAAACCGCCACGATCGAAATCTCGGAAGAACTGAAGACCCTGGGCGACAAGATCGCCACCCTGACCCTGAAGCAAGCGGTCGAACTGGGCAACTACCTCAAAGACGCTCACGGCATCGAAGCTGCCGCTGGCGGCGGCATGATGATGATGCCCGGTCCGGCTGCGGCTGCTGAAGAAGTCGCCGAAAAGACCGAATTCGACGTCATCATGACCAGCTTCGGCGGCAACAAGATTGCGGTGATCAAGGCCATCCGTGGCATCACCGGCTTGGGCCTGAAGGAAGCCAAGGACCTGGTCGAAGGCGTTCCGAGCAAGGTCAAAGAAGGCGTCTCGAAGGAAGATGCCGAAAAGGTCAAGGCCGAACTGGTCGATTCCGGCGCCGAATGCGAAATCAAGTAG